The following are encoded in a window of Rhizobium sp. 11515TR genomic DNA:
- a CDS encoding heavy metal translocating P-type ATPase: MAPHNEHDHGHHGHGHHHHHDADIQDVVIRDPVCGMTVNPDAGKPSMDYHGRIFHFCSNGCRAKFEAAPENYLTAKDPVCGMVVDRATARHFMKHEGEKFYFCSASCKAKFEAEPSAYLDGNRPAPKPVPKGTLYTCPMHPEVISAHPGDCPKCGMALEPMGVPTADEGPNPELTDFTRRLWISVALSLLLLAISMGPMIGLPIRDWIGEPIATWVELVLATPVVLWAALPFFRRAWNSLVNRSPNMWTLIGLGVGTAYVYSVIATLAPGLFPMSFRGHGESVPVYFEAASVIVALVFVGQVLELKAREHTGSAIRALLDLAPKTARRIGANGSETDVPVDEIQAGDRLRVRPGERVPVDGSIIEGQSTIDESMITGEPLPVEKAKGDAVTGGTINKNGALIMQAEKVGAETTLSRIVELVAKAQRSRAPIQTMVDRVSAVFVPAVVAAAIIAFAVWAFVGPEPRLAHALLAAVAVLIIACPCALGLATPMSIMIATGRGAQEGVLVRDAEALERFAKVDTLIVDKTGTLTEGKPNLTDIVPAAGTDEARLLSLAASLERGSEHPLAEAIVAGAEERKAHFVEISGFSAVTGKGVEGSADDTAIALGNAAMMSDLDVSTDALKAETERLRGEGKTVMFVAIDRKLAGLVAVADRIKPTTAAAIKALHESGLTIVMATGDNGKTATAVAKQLEIDEVRADMLPEGKKALIDELRAKGRIVAMAGDGVNDAPALASADVGIAMGTGADVAMENAGITLVKGDLNGIVRARHLSEATIRNIKQNLAFAFGYNALGVPLAAGVLYPVFGLLLSPMIAAAAMSLSSVSVIGNALRLRLAK; encoded by the coding sequence ATGGCACCGCACAACGAGCACGATCACGGCCATCATGGCCACGGTCATCACCATCATCATGATGCCGACATTCAGGATGTGGTGATCCGCGATCCCGTCTGCGGCATGACCGTCAATCCCGATGCTGGTAAGCCGTCGATGGATTATCACGGCCGTATTTTCCACTTCTGCAGCAATGGCTGCCGCGCAAAATTCGAGGCTGCACCGGAAAACTATCTCACAGCAAAAGATCCCGTCTGCGGTATGGTGGTCGATCGCGCCACCGCCCGCCATTTCATGAAGCACGAGGGTGAGAAATTCTATTTCTGCTCAGCCAGCTGCAAGGCGAAGTTCGAAGCGGAGCCATCAGCTTATCTCGATGGCAACAGACCCGCGCCAAAGCCGGTGCCGAAAGGCACGCTCTATACCTGCCCGATGCACCCCGAGGTCATCAGCGCCCATCCCGGCGATTGCCCGAAATGCGGCATGGCGCTGGAGCCGATGGGTGTTCCCACGGCCGATGAAGGCCCGAACCCGGAACTTACCGATTTCACACGCCGGCTCTGGATCAGCGTCGCGCTGTCGCTGCTGCTGCTTGCCATCAGCATGGGGCCGATGATCGGCCTGCCCATTCGCGACTGGATTGGCGAGCCGATCGCCACCTGGGTCGAGCTTGTCCTCGCAACGCCAGTCGTGCTTTGGGCGGCTCTTCCCTTCTTCCGCCGCGCCTGGAACTCGCTTGTCAACCGCAGCCCCAATATGTGGACACTGATCGGCCTCGGCGTCGGCACCGCCTATGTCTACAGCGTCATCGCCACGCTCGCCCCCGGCCTATTTCCCATGAGCTTCCGCGGGCACGGCGAGAGCGTGCCCGTCTATTTCGAAGCGGCGTCCGTCATCGTCGCGCTGGTCTTCGTCGGCCAGGTGCTGGAATTGAAGGCTCGCGAGCATACCGGCTCGGCCATTCGCGCCCTTCTCGATCTCGCGCCGAAAACGGCACGGAGGATCGGCGCCAACGGCAGCGAAACCGATGTGCCCGTCGACGAGATCCAGGCCGGTGATCGGCTGCGCGTGCGCCCCGGCGAGCGCGTTCCCGTGGATGGCTCCATCATTGAGGGACAATCGACCATCGATGAATCGATGATCACAGGCGAGCCTCTGCCAGTCGAAAAAGCCAAGGGCGACGCCGTGACCGGCGGCACGATCAACAAAAACGGCGCGCTTATCATGCAGGCCGAGAAAGTCGGCGCCGAGACCACGCTCTCGCGTATCGTCGAGCTCGTTGCCAAAGCGCAGCGCTCACGTGCCCCTATCCAGACGATGGTCGATCGCGTCTCTGCCGTCTTTGTGCCGGCGGTTGTCGCAGCTGCCATCATCGCCTTCGCCGTCTGGGCATTCGTAGGGCCGGAGCCGCGGCTGGCGCATGCGTTGCTTGCAGCCGTCGCCGTGCTCATCATCGCCTGCCCCTGTGCGCTGGGGCTGGCAACGCCCATGTCGATCATGATCGCCACCGGTCGCGGCGCGCAGGAGGGCGTGCTGGTGCGCGATGCCGAAGCGCTCGAACGCTTCGCCAAGGTGGACACCCTCATCGTCGACAAGACGGGCACGCTGACGGAAGGCAAACCGAACCTGACCGATATCGTCCCTGCGGCGGGCACAGACGAGGCACGCCTTCTCTCGCTCGCCGCCAGCCTGGAGCGCGGCTCCGAGCACCCGCTGGCTGAAGCCATCGTTGCCGGCGCCGAGGAGCGCAAGGCGCACTTCGTCGAGATCTCCGGCTTCTCGGCGGTAACTGGCAAAGGCGTCGAAGGCAGCGCTGACGACACGGCGATCGCGCTCGGCAATGCCGCTATGATGTCCGATCTTGACGTTTCGACCGACGCTTTGAAAGCCGAGACCGAGCGCCTGCGCGGCGAAGGCAAGACCGTCATGTTCGTCGCCATCGACAGGAAGCTGGCCGGCCTCGTCGCCGTCGCCGACCGGATCAAGCCGACCACGGCAGCCGCCATCAAGGCACTGCACGAAAGCGGTCTGACCATCGTCATGGCGACCGGCGATAACGGCAAGACCGCCACTGCCGTTGCGAAGCAGCTTGAGATCGACGAAGTGCGCGCCGACATGCTGCCGGAAGGCAAAAAGGCGCTGATCGACGAGTTACGCGCCAAAGGCCGCATCGTTGCCATGGCCGGCGACGGCGTCAACGACGCACCCGCGCTTGCATCAGCCGATGTCGGCATCGCCATGGGCACGGGCGCCGATGTCGCCATGGAAAATGCAGGCATCACGCTGGTGAAGGGCGATCTCAACGGCATCGTCCGCGCCCGCCATCTCTCGGAAGCGACGATCCGCAACATCAAGCAGAACCTCGCCTTCGCCTTCGGCTACAATGCGCTCGGCGTGCCGCTCGCAGCCGGCGTGCTCTACCCGGTCTTCGGCCTGCTTCTATCGCCGATGATCGCTGCAGCCGCGATGAGCCTGTCCTCGGTCTCGGTCATCGGCAATGCACTGAGGCTGAGATTGGCGAAATAG
- a CDS encoding acetyl-CoA C-acyltransferase, producing the protein MSATDPIVIVSATRTPLGRFQGDLSPLQAHELGAHVIRAALARAGLSAERVDEVLFGCVLPAGQGQAPARQAARGAGLPDAVGATTINKVCGSGMKATMLAHDLLLAGSASIAIAGGMESMSNAPYLLAKARGGYRMGHDRIFDHMMLDGLEDAYEKGRSMGDFGELAVEAYQFSREDQDAYAVETLSRARAATENGAFEAEITPVSVMAKGAPVTIAKDEHPQKVSPEKIPTLKPAFRKDGTITAASASANADGAAALILTRRSLAEREGLPILAEIKAHATHSQEPAWYTTAPIPAIRKLLDKTGWKIGDVDLFEINEAFAVVAMAAAKELGITRDRLNINGGACALGHPIGATGARLLVTLLHALERQGARKGVAALCIGGGEATAIAVERVG; encoded by the coding sequence ATGTCCGCTACCGATCCCATCGTCATCGTTTCCGCCACTCGCACGCCCCTTGGCCGTTTCCAGGGAGATCTCTCGCCCTTGCAGGCGCACGAGTTGGGCGCGCATGTCATCCGCGCGGCGCTTGCGCGTGCCGGTCTTTCGGCGGAGAGAGTGGATGAAGTTCTGTTCGGCTGCGTTCTGCCAGCGGGGCAGGGACAGGCGCCGGCCCGGCAGGCTGCGCGCGGGGCTGGCCTGCCGGATGCTGTCGGCGCCACCACCATCAACAAGGTCTGCGGCTCCGGCATGAAGGCCACCATGCTGGCGCATGACCTGCTTCTCGCCGGCTCGGCCTCGATCGCGATTGCCGGCGGCATGGAATCGATGTCGAATGCGCCTTATCTGCTGGCTAAGGCGCGCGGTGGTTACCGCATGGGCCACGATCGCATCTTCGACCACATGATGCTCGACGGGCTCGAGGATGCCTATGAGAAGGGCCGTTCCATGGGCGATTTCGGCGAGCTGGCAGTCGAGGCCTATCAGTTCAGCCGCGAGGATCAGGATGCCTATGCGGTCGAGACTTTATCGCGCGCCCGTGCCGCAACGGAGAACGGCGCTTTCGAAGCCGAGATCACCCCGGTTTCGGTGATGGCGAAAGGCGCTCCGGTCACCATCGCCAAGGACGAGCATCCGCAAAAGGTCTCGCCGGAAAAAATCCCGACGCTGAAGCCCGCCTTCCGCAAGGATGGCACGATTACGGCTGCCAGTGCTTCGGCCAATGCCGATGGCGCGGCCGCGCTCATTCTGACGCGCCGCTCGCTTGCCGAGCGAGAGGGATTGCCGATCCTTGCCGAAATCAAGGCGCACGCCACGCATTCTCAGGAGCCTGCCTGGTATACGACCGCGCCGATCCCGGCGATCCGCAAGCTGCTCGACAAGACGGGCTGGAAGATCGGCGATGTCGATCTCTTCGAGATCAACGAGGCCTTCGCCGTTGTCGCCATGGCAGCTGCCAAGGAGCTCGGCATTACACGCGATCGTCTGAACATCAATGGCGGCGCATGTGCGCTTGGCCACCCCATCGGCGCCACCGGGGCGCGTCTCCTCGTGACGCTGCTGCACGCGCTCGAGCGTCAGGGTGCGAGGAAGGGCGTTGCGGCGCTCTGCATCGGCGGCGGCGAGGCAACGGCGATTGCTGTGGAGCGGGTTGGGTGA
- a CDS encoding type II toxin-antitoxin system VapB family antitoxin: protein MPLYIKDDAIDRLARRYQALTKAATKTEAVRLALQKALDEELTKPALADVAVAFCRNLKQKAIAKSESAGIAEEI from the coding sequence ATGCCGCTTTACATCAAGGACGATGCCATAGACCGATTGGCGCGCCGCTACCAGGCGCTGACCAAGGCAGCCACCAAGACGGAAGCCGTGCGGCTTGCCTTGCAGAAGGCGCTGGATGAGGAGCTGACCAAACCGGCCCTTGCCGACGTCGCCGTGGCTTTCTGCCGCAATCTCAAACAGAAGGCCATCGCCAAAAGCGAAAGCGCCGGCATAGCGGAAGAGATTTGA
- a CDS encoding type II toxin-antitoxin system VapC family toxin, with translation MFIDASVLSAMMTNEEEARAFAIRMQPATARMTSPLVAANTAILVSDSLGLSPTEAGEAVRMFLQLMNIQLLAVPPRAAALATEAYERYGQGAHAAHLSLDDCMSYACARYYRQPLLSKSDRFKQTDIELA, from the coding sequence ATGTTTATCGACGCTTCAGTGCTGTCGGCGATGATGACCAACGAGGAGGAGGCGCGCGCCTTTGCCATCCGCATGCAGCCGGCAACCGCGCGAATGACCTCGCCGCTTGTCGCAGCAAATACCGCAATCCTTGTCTCCGATAGTTTAGGATTGTCGCCGACCGAGGCCGGCGAAGCTGTCCGCATGTTTCTGCAGCTCATGAACATTCAGCTGCTTGCGGTGCCGCCCCGCGCCGCCGCATTGGCAACGGAAGCTTACGAGCGCTATGGCCAAGGCGCCCATGCGGCACACCTCAGCCTTGATGATTGCATGAGCTATGCCTGCGCTCGCTATTATCGCCAGCCGCTATTGTCGAAAAGCGACCGGTTCAAGCAGACGGATATCGAACTGGCTTAA